One genomic window of Erinaceus europaeus chromosome 7, mEriEur2.1, whole genome shotgun sequence includes the following:
- the GARIN6 gene encoding Golgi-associated RAB2 interactor protein 6 — protein MNCQEDLPYYTAQSSPAMGMFNTSMGKLQQQLYKGEYALFKYAPMFESDFIQISKKGEVIDVHNRARRVTVGIVRTSPHLTLPDVMLLARPATICDDYHRHGAASQEKGGKPTQILELTRLFPLKLVKISIHNGTKQQLHLKLATGRSFYLQLCPPSDTRDLFVLWENLIYILTPPVEAYSGTQAIPAGNKLDVPGFEEENNILIHGTHFYGRDQDQISIKSLHMSPEVFGATQYGYTRGE, from the exons ATGAACTGCCAGGAGGATTTACCATACTACACCGCTCAGAGCAGCCCAGCCATGGGCATGTTTAATACCTCTATGGGAAAGCTACAGCAGCAGCTGTACAAGGGGGAGTACGCTCTGTTCAAATATGCACCCATGTTCGAAAGTGACTTCATACAGATCAGCAAAAAAGGAGAAGTGATTGATGTGCACAACAGGGCCCGAAGGGTAACTGTGGGCATTGTCCGCACCAGCCCCCACCTTACACTCCCTGATGTCATGCTGCTGGCCCGACCAGCAACCATCTGTGACGACTACCACAGGCATGGTGCCGCCAGCCAGGAGAAAGGGGGTAAGCCCACGCAGATCTTGGAGCTAACCAGGCTGTTTCCCTTAAAGCTTGTAAAGATATCCATCCATAACGGCACAAAACAGCAGCTCCACCTAAAGCTTGCCACCGGACGCTCCTTCTACCTGCAGCTGTGTCCCCCCTCAGATACAAGAGACCTTTTTGTTCTCTGGGAAAATCTCATTTACATCCTGACGCCACCAGTGGAGGCTTACAGTGGGACCCAGGCCATCCCTGCTGGGAACAAACTAGATGTGCCTGGCTTTGAGGAAGAGAACAACATATTG ATACACGGCACTCACTTCTATGGAAGGGATCAAGATCAAATAAGCATCAAGAGCCTTCACATGAGCCCTGAAGTGTTTGGGGCTACTCAGTATGGTTATACCAGAGGGGAGTGA